In a single window of the Drosophila miranda strain MSH22 chromosome XL, D.miranda_PacBio2.1, whole genome shotgun sequence genome:
- the LOC108165189 gene encoding uncharacterized protein LOC108165189 isoform X2: MHYMVVPGSSKHQRRTSPVGDESGRELLTTQLNEARYSRNSGRSTNIMPLEMLNVQGVWVPHHVVPIVGDGACLFRALSFLIFNTQDQARTVRQQIVHLVTMPLPIQPRCHSPTPTAAFAS, from the exons ATGCATTAC ATGGTGGTCCCCGGGTCTTCTAAACATCAAAGGCGCACTTCCCCGGTAGGGGACGAAAGTGGCCGGGAGCTACTCACCACTCAACTAAATGAAGCCCGATACAGCAGAAATAGCGGCAGAAGCACGAACATCATGCCGTTAGAAATGCTGAACGTCCAGGGAGTGTGGGTGCCCCACCATGTGGTGCCAATCGTAGGCGATGGAGCCTGCCTGTTCCGGGCACTCTCTTTTCTGATCTTCAACACCCAGGACCAGGCCCGGACGGTGCGGCAGCAGATAGTCCATCTTGTGACAA TGCCGCTGCCTATTCAGCCGAGATGTCACAGCCCTACACCTACGGCAGCCTTTGCGAGCTGA
- the LOC108165189 gene encoding OTU domain-containing protein 1-like isoform X1, with translation MHYMVVPGSSKHQRRTSPVGDESGRELLTTQLNEARYSRNSGRSTNIMPLEMLNVQGVWVPHHVVPIVGDGACLFRALSFLIFNTQDQARTVRQQIVHLVTSEWQTFSILSHDSRGDNYRSAAAYSAEMSQPYTYGSLCELMAAGIIYHFRFEVYRNGILYTSTGSLDLPVRRLRFRDNLSAGHFDAYVPMVRGGRRASAI, from the exons ATGCATTAC ATGGTGGTCCCCGGGTCTTCTAAACATCAAAGGCGCACTTCCCCGGTAGGGGACGAAAGTGGCCGGGAGCTACTCACCACTCAACTAAATGAAGCCCGATACAGCAGAAATAGCGGCAGAAGCACGAACATCATGCCGTTAGAAATGCTGAACGTCCAGGGAGTGTGGGTGCCCCACCATGTGGTGCCAATCGTAGGCGATGGAGCCTGCCTGTTCCGGGCACTCTCTTTTCTGATCTTCAACACCCAGGACCAGGCCCGGACGGTGCGGCAGCAGATAGTCCATCTTGTGACAAGTGAGTGGCAGACATTCAGCATCCTATCGCACGATTCACGTGGCGATAACTATCGTAGTGCCGCTGCCTATTCAGCCGAGATGTCACAGCCCTACACCTACGGCAGCCTTTGCGAGCTGATGGCCGCCGGTATCATATACCACTTCCGCTTTGAGGTCTATCGCAACGGAATTCTTTACACGAGTACCGGCAGTCTCGATCTTCCAGTACGCAGACTAAGATTCAGGGACAATCTGTCAGCCGGGCACTTCGATGCCTACGTACCCATGGTCAGAGGTGGTAGACGGGCATCTGCCATCTGA